One segment of Pseudomonas pohangensis DNA contains the following:
- a CDS encoding FAD-dependent oxidoreductase, with protein MTANAPFDLLLAGAGHAHLGVLRLWRAGQRPAGRIALVSEGPYAWYSGMLPGLLAGRYRPQQCRIALAPLCAAAGVEFLQGRLLGLDAASNSVSLENAQRYAARWLSLNLGSQPQAPATTDISLALLPVKPFAAFLQGWSEWQQAPQALAILGGGAAGVELALALGRQVPQLTLLSNSPLLNGHPPALRRRALRHLAAAGVQVMEGVAVDAIQGDSLLADGHSVWRGGRVILATGASALPWLRESGLDTDARGFVRIGPTLQSLSHPHVFAVGDCASLPATPRSGVYAVRQGPLLAANLAAALASQPLQKYQPQRQALALLADGQGGALLSWAGLTAEGKWLGRWKDRLDRRFMALHGAES; from the coding sequence ATGACGGCGAACGCGCCATTCGATCTGCTATTGGCCGGCGCCGGCCATGCCCATCTGGGCGTGCTGCGCCTGTGGCGCGCCGGGCAACGGCCGGCAGGCCGCATCGCGCTGGTCAGCGAAGGGCCTTATGCCTGGTACTCGGGCATGCTGCCGGGCTTGCTGGCCGGTCGCTATCGGCCGCAGCAATGCCGCATCGCCCTGGCACCCTTGTGTGCCGCAGCCGGTGTCGAGTTTCTGCAAGGTCGTCTGCTCGGTCTGGATGCAGCCAGCAACAGCGTCAGCCTCGAAAATGCCCAGCGTTATGCCGCCCGCTGGTTGTCGCTCAATCTGGGTTCGCAGCCGCAGGCGCCGGCCACTACGGACATCTCACTGGCGCTGTTGCCGGTCAAACCGTTCGCGGCCTTCCTGCAGGGCTGGAGTGAGTGGCAACAAGCACCACAGGCGCTGGCCATTCTCGGCGGCGGTGCGGCGGGTGTGGAGCTGGCGCTGGCGCTTGGCCGGCAGGTGCCGCAACTGACCTTGCTCAGCAACAGCCCGCTACTCAACGGCCACCCGCCAGCCTTGCGCCGGCGGGCGTTGCGCCATCTGGCGGCTGCCGGTGTGCAGGTCATGGAAGGCGTGGCCGTGGATGCCATACAGGGCGACAGCCTGTTGGCTGACGGACACAGCGTCTGGCGCGGCGGGCGGGTAATCCTTGCTACCGGTGCCAGTGCCTTGCCCTGGTTGCGCGAGTCCGGCCTGGACACCGACGCGCGCGGTTTCGTGCGGATCGGCCCGACCTTGCAGAGCCTCTCCCATCCCCATGTGTTTGCCGTGGGTGATTGCGCCAGCCTGCCGGCTACCCCGCGCAGCGGGGTGTATGCCGTGCGTCAGGGGCCGCTGCTGGCGGCCAATCTGGCAGCAGCCCTGGCTAGCCAGCCACTACAGAAATATCAACCACAGCGACAGGCTCTGGCATTGCTGGCCGACGGGCAGGGCGGGGCGCTGCTCAGCTGGGCCGGCCTGACCGCCGAAGGCAAATGGCTGGGCCGCTGGAAGGACCGGCTGGATCGCCGCTTCATGGCACTGCACGGCGCCGAGAGCTGA
- the livG gene encoding high-affinity branched-chain amino acid ABC transporter ATP-binding protein LivG gives MSRPILEVSGLTMRFGGLLAVDQVALKVQEKQVVSMIGPNGAGKTTVFNCLTGFYEPTDGVILLNDEPIQNLPGHKIARKGVVRTFQNVRLFKDMTAVENLLVAQHRHLNTNFLSGLFSTKGFRRSEHTAMEFAAHWLEQVNLTEFANRPAGTLAYGQQRRLEIARCMMTRPSILMLDEPAAGLNPRETEDLKALIGMLRDKHNVTVLLIEHDMKLVMSISDYIYVINQGTPLADGTPEQIRNNPEVIKAYLGEA, from the coding sequence ATGAGCCGCCCGATTCTCGAGGTCAGCGGACTGACCATGCGTTTTGGCGGCCTGCTGGCGGTCGATCAGGTTGCCCTGAAGGTGCAGGAAAAGCAGGTGGTGTCGATGATCGGCCCGAACGGTGCCGGCAAGACCACCGTGTTCAACTGCCTGACCGGCTTCTACGAGCCCACCGATGGCGTGATCCTGCTCAACGACGAGCCGATCCAGAACCTGCCCGGGCACAAGATCGCCCGCAAGGGTGTGGTGCGGACCTTCCAGAACGTGCGCCTGTTCAAGGACATGACGGCGGTAGAGAACCTGCTGGTGGCCCAGCACCGCCATCTCAACACCAACTTCCTCTCCGGCCTGTTCAGCACCAAGGGCTTCCGCCGCAGCGAGCACACCGCCATGGAGTTTGCCGCGCACTGGCTGGAGCAGGTCAACCTGACCGAGTTCGCCAACCGCCCGGCCGGCACCCTCGCCTATGGCCAGCAACGCCGTCTGGAAATCGCCCGCTGCATGATGACGCGGCCGAGCATCCTCATGCTCGACGAACCGGCCGCCGGCCTCAATCCGCGCGAAACCGAAGACCTCAAGGCGCTGATCGGCATGTTGCGCGACAAGCACAATGTCACCGTGTTGCTGATCGAGCACGACATGAAGCTGGTCATGAGCATTTCCGACTACATCTACGTGATCAACCAGGGCACGCCGCTGGCTGACGGGACGCCGGAGCAGATCCGCAACAACCCGGAAGTGATCAAAGCCTATCTGGGGGAAGCGTAA
- a CDS encoding high-affinity branched-chain amino acid ABC transporter permease LivM, whose translation MSNASSLKTAFFSALLVLAVAYPVLGLKLTTVGIKLEVHGASPAVLWTIAGAAVLMFIWQLLRSRLSALWSRVPEMPKVPGAASDFLTRPSTQRWIILALVMVGLVWPFMVSRGSVDIVTLILIYIMLGLGLNIVVGLAGLLDLGYVGFYAVGAYTYALLSHYYGLGFWTCLPLAGLMAAFFGFILGFPVLRLRGDYLAIVTLGFGEIIRLLLRNMTWLTGGPNGVSNIEKPTLFGLTFERKAAEGMQTFHEYFGIAYNSINKVIFLYLVALLLVLITLFVINRLLRMPIGRAWEALREDEIACRALGMNPTVIKLSAFTLGATFAGFAGSFFAARQGLVTPESFTFIESAIILAIVVLGGMGSQLGIILAAVVMILLPELMREFSDYRMLMFGALMVLMMIWRPQGLLPMQRPHLELKP comes from the coding sequence ATGAGCAACGCCTCCTCCCTGAAAACCGCCTTTTTCAGCGCCCTGCTGGTGCTGGCCGTGGCCTACCCGGTACTGGGCCTGAAACTCACCACCGTCGGCATCAAGCTGGAAGTGCATGGCGCCAGCCCGGCCGTGCTGTGGACCATTGCCGGCGCGGCCGTGCTGATGTTCATCTGGCAACTGTTGCGCAGCCGCCTGAGCGCACTCTGGTCGCGGGTGCCCGAGATGCCGAAAGTGCCCGGCGCTGCCAGCGACTTCCTCACCCGCCCCTCGACCCAGCGCTGGATCATTCTCGCACTGGTGATGGTCGGCCTGGTCTGGCCGTTCATGGTCAGCCGCGGCTCGGTGGACATTGTCACGCTGATCCTGATCTACATAATGCTCGGCCTCGGCCTGAACATCGTGGTCGGTCTGGCCGGCCTGCTTGATCTGGGTTACGTCGGCTTCTACGCCGTCGGCGCCTACACCTACGCCCTGCTCTCGCACTACTACGGCCTGGGCTTCTGGACCTGTCTGCCGCTGGCCGGACTGATGGCAGCATTCTTCGGCTTTATCCTCGGCTTCCCGGTGTTGCGCCTGCGCGGCGATTACCTGGCCATCGTTACCCTCGGTTTCGGCGAAATCATCCGCCTGCTGCTGCGCAACATGACCTGGCTGACCGGCGGCCCCAACGGCGTCAGCAATATCGAGAAGCCAACGCTGTTCGGCCTGACCTTCGAGCGCAAGGCCGCCGAAGGCATGCAGACCTTCCATGAGTACTTCGGCATTGCCTACAACAGCATCAACAAGGTGATCTTCCTCTATCTGGTCGCCCTGTTGCTGGTGCTGATCACCCTGTTCGTGATCAACCGCCTGCTGCGCATGCCGATCGGCCGCGCCTGGGAAGCCTTGCGTGAAGACGAAATCGCCTGCCGCGCACTGGGCATGAACCCCACCGTGATCAAGCTCTCGGCGTTCACCCTGGGGGCCACCTTCGCCGGTTTTGCCGGCAGCTTCTTCGCCGCCCGCCAGGGTCTGGTCACACCGGAGTCGTTCACCTTCATCGAATCGGCGATCATCCTCGCCATCGTCGTGCTCGGCGGTATGGGCTCGCAGCTGGGCATCATCCTCGCTGCCGTGGTGATGATCCTGCTGCCGGAACTGATGCGCGAATTCAGCGACTACCGCATGCTGATGTTCGGCGCACTGATGGTGCTGATGATGATCTGGCGCCCACAGGGCCTGCTGCCGATGCAGCGGCCGCACCTGGAGTTGAAACCATGA
- a CDS encoding ABC transporter ATP-binding protein: MLNFKDVCTFYGKIQALHNISIDVEQGEIVTLIGANGAGKSTLLMTLCGSPQASSGSIRFMGDELVGLDTPDIMRRSIAVVPEGRRVFARLTVEENLAMGGFFTAKGAYQEQMDKVLHLFPRLKERFAQRAGTMSGGEQQMLAIGRALMSKPTLLLLDEPSLGLAPIIIQQIFDIIEQLREDGVTVFLVEQNANQALKLADRAYVLENGHIVMQGTGAELLVDPKVRDAYLGG, translated from the coding sequence ATGCTGAATTTCAAGGACGTTTGCACTTTCTACGGCAAGATCCAGGCCCTGCACAACATCAGCATCGATGTAGAGCAAGGCGAGATCGTCACCCTGATCGGCGCCAACGGCGCCGGCAAATCCACCCTGCTGATGACCCTCTGCGGCTCGCCACAGGCCAGCAGCGGCAGCATCCGCTTTATGGGCGATGAGCTGGTCGGTCTGGATACCCCGGACATCATGCGCAGGAGCATTGCCGTGGTGCCCGAAGGACGCCGGGTATTTGCCCGCCTGACGGTCGAGGAAAACCTCGCCATGGGCGGCTTCTTCACCGCAAAGGGCGCCTATCAGGAGCAGATGGACAAGGTCCTGCACCTGTTCCCGCGGCTCAAGGAGCGCTTCGCCCAGCGTGCCGGCACCATGTCCGGCGGCGAACAGCAGATGCTCGCCATCGGCCGGGCGCTGATGAGCAAACCGACCCTGCTGCTGCTCGACGAACCCTCGCTGGGGCTGGCACCAATCATCATCCAGCAGATCTTCGACATCATCGAACAGCTGCGCGAGGACGGCGTCACCGTGTTCCTCGTCGAGCAGAACGCCAACCAGGCGTTGAAGCTGGCCGACCGTGCCTATGTGCTGGAAAACGGCCACATCGTCATGCAGGGCACCGGCGCCGAACTGCTGGTCGACCCGAAAGTACGCGACGCCTATCTGGGTGGTTGA
- a CDS encoding DoxX family membrane protein, translated as MKIWTLLLLRISLGWLLVIWGADKVFNVEHGMAVANKFYFGFLAAESALQIAGILQVLLGLLVVFGAMRRWAYPLQLLLNGASLLAVAQSVIDPWGWVFSGSNALFYPSLIIMAASLLLIAFRDEDRLAVDNISR; from the coding sequence ATGAAGATCTGGACGCTGTTACTACTGCGCATATCGCTAGGCTGGCTGCTGGTGATCTGGGGCGCTGACAAGGTGTTTAACGTTGAACACGGGATGGCCGTGGCCAACAAGTTCTACTTCGGCTTTCTGGCGGCGGAAAGTGCGCTGCAAATTGCCGGCATCTTGCAGGTTCTGCTCGGTCTGCTGGTGGTGTTCGGGGCTATGCGCCGCTGGGCTTACCCGCTGCAGTTGCTGCTTAACGGCGCATCGTTGCTGGCCGTAGCGCAGTCGGTGATTGACCCCTGGGGCTGGGTGTTCAGCGGAAGCAATGCGCTGTTCTACCCTTCGCTGATCATCATGGCGGCAAGTCTGCTGCTGATCGCTTTCCGTGACGAGGATCGTCTGGCAGTCGATAACATTTCCCGCTAA
- a CDS encoding FAD-dependent oxidoreductase produces MNTRKLVLLTLIALLIAGFFAFDLGQYLNLAALKEQQGALNQRVAEGPMLAAGLFFVLYVLVTGLSLPGAAIMTLVAGALFGLLGGTVLVSFASTLGATLAMLISRFLLRDWVEARFGQRLASFDQGIEREGAAFLFALRLVPVFPFFLINLGMGLTRLPARTYWWVSQIGMLPGTLVYVNAGRELGQLDSLAGILSPGLLGAFVLLGVLPLVSRKLLELVKARKVYAGWVKPKAFDRNMIVIGAGSGGLVSAYIAAAVKAKVTLIEKHQMGGDCLNTGCVPSKALIRSAKLAHEMGKAEQLGFRAVKPEVDFAAVMQRVQRVVAAIEPHDSVERYSGLGVEVLQGEAKITSPWTVEVNGQTLSTRAIVIATGARPLVPKIAGIELVTPLTSDNVWDLREQPQRLLVLGGGPIGCELAQAFQRLGSSVTQVEMTERLLIREDPEASQAVMASLRQDGVDLCLQHKAVRFEIIEGQQHLVCLNLADDSEVAIAFDQVLFALGRVANVKGFGAEQLQLALRSNGTLEVDEYLATRFPNIFAVGDVTGPYQFTHTSSHQAWYAAVNGLFGGFKRFKVDYRVIPWATFTDPEVARVGLNEQDARAQGIACEVTRFGIDDLDRAIADDAASGYIKLLTVPGKDRILGVTIVGEHAGDLIAEYVAAMKHGHGLNKVLGTIHIYPTLAEANKAVAGEWKRAHAPQTVLRWVARFHQWRRGGKQADQAVVAE; encoded by the coding sequence ATGAATACTCGCAAGCTGGTTCTACTCACACTGATCGCGCTGCTGATCGCCGGGTTCTTTGCCTTCGATCTGGGCCAATACCTCAATCTGGCTGCGCTGAAGGAGCAACAGGGCGCGCTCAACCAGCGGGTTGCCGAGGGGCCGATGCTGGCCGCAGGGCTGTTCTTTGTGCTCTATGTGCTGGTCACCGGCTTGTCGCTGCCCGGTGCGGCCATCATGACCCTGGTGGCGGGGGCCTTGTTCGGCCTGTTGGGCGGTACTGTGCTGGTGTCCTTTGCCTCGACGCTGGGGGCCACCCTGGCCATGCTGATCAGCCGTTTTCTGCTGCGCGACTGGGTAGAAGCGCGCTTCGGCCAGCGTCTGGCCAGCTTCGATCAGGGTATCGAGCGTGAAGGCGCGGCCTTTCTGTTTGCCCTGCGGCTGGTGCCGGTATTCCCGTTCTTTCTGATCAATCTGGGCATGGGCCTGACCCGTTTGCCGGCGCGTACCTACTGGTGGGTCAGCCAGATCGGCATGCTGCCCGGCACCCTGGTGTATGTGAACGCCGGACGTGAACTGGGCCAGCTCGATTCGCTGGCCGGCATTCTCTCGCCGGGACTGCTGGGTGCCTTTGTCCTGCTTGGTGTGTTGCCGCTGGTGTCGCGCAAGCTGCTGGAGCTGGTCAAGGCACGCAAGGTCTACGCCGGCTGGGTCAAACCGAAGGCGTTTGATCGCAACATGATCGTCATCGGTGCCGGCTCCGGCGGCCTGGTTTCGGCCTATATCGCCGCAGCGGTGAAAGCCAAAGTGACGCTGATCGAGAAGCACCAGATGGGTGGCGACTGCCTGAATACCGGCTGCGTGCCGTCGAAGGCGCTGATCCGTTCGGCCAAGCTGGCCCATGAAATGGGCAAGGCCGAGCAGCTGGGGTTCAGGGCAGTAAAACCCGAGGTGGATTTTGCTGCGGTGATGCAGCGCGTGCAGCGGGTGGTGGCCGCTATCGAACCGCATGATTCGGTCGAGCGCTACAGCGGCCTGGGCGTGGAAGTGCTGCAGGGCGAGGCGAAGATCACCTCGCCGTGGACGGTGGAGGTCAATGGCCAGACCCTGAGTACGCGGGCCATTGTGATTGCCACCGGTGCGCGTCCGCTAGTGCCAAAGATTGCGGGTATCGAGCTGGTGACGCCGCTGACTTCGGACAATGTCTGGGACCTGCGTGAGCAGCCCCAACGCCTGCTGGTGCTCGGTGGCGGGCCGATTGGCTGCGAACTGGCGCAAGCCTTCCAGCGTCTGGGCAGCAGTGTGACCCAGGTGGAAATGACCGAACGCCTGCTGATCCGTGAGGACCCCGAAGCCAGCCAGGCGGTGATGGCCAGCCTGCGCCAGGATGGTGTAGACCTGTGCTTGCAGCACAAGGCCGTGCGCTTCGAGATCATCGAGGGGCAGCAGCATCTGGTGTGCCTGAATCTGGCCGATGACAGTGAAGTAGCGATTGCCTTCGATCAGGTGCTGTTCGCCCTGGGACGGGTGGCCAACGTCAAGGGCTTTGGCGCGGAGCAGCTGCAACTGGCGCTGCGCTCCAATGGCACCCTGGAAGTCGACGAATACCTGGCCACGCGTTTCCCGAATATCTTCGCCGTGGGTGATGTCACCGGCCCCTATCAGTTCACCCATACCTCGTCGCACCAGGCCTGGTACGCAGCGGTCAACGGCCTGTTCGGCGGCTTCAAGCGCTTCAAGGTGGATTACCGGGTGATCCCCTGGGCGACCTTTACCGATCCGGAAGTCGCCCGTGTCGGACTCAACGAGCAGGATGCCAGGGCACAGGGAATTGCCTGTGAGGTGACCCGTTTCGGGATTGACGATCTCGACCGGGCTATCGCCGATGACGCCGCCAGTGGCTATATCAAGTTGCTGACCGTGCCGGGCAAGGATCGCATTCTCGGCGTGACCATCGTCGGCGAGCATGCCGGTGACCTGATCGCCGAATACGTGGCGGCGATGAAGCACGGTCATGGTCTGAACAAGGTGCTCGGCACCATCCATATCTACCCGACCCTGGCCGAAGCCAACAAGGCCGTGGCCGGCGAATGGAAACGCGCCCATGCCCCGCAGACGGTCTTGCGCTGGGTGGCCAGATTCCATCAGTGGCGTCGCGGCGGCAAGCAGGCGGATCAGGCCGTGGTTGCGGAATGA